From Ipomoea triloba cultivar NCNSP0323 chromosome 5, ASM357664v1, the proteins below share one genomic window:
- the LOC116019250 gene encoding uncharacterized protein LOC116019250 — MGCQAYFPNPQLSCKLPKYIPNYLSPLPRLHPLKPRLFHPISSTTTATESPVPTADDVVYEVEFRTLGGCKLGISRYPDFEYNAEGGRGNGRGVKNEEDDEISVDFELKSVYIPPLTTATTKFLGLPLPPLLKIDIVPELFRGTINQESGKIDLEFRAKFWFSIGSVYRAPPLVVETVLTSEESNGKMKKGRGERLKNNAELEGGSCRLVGVATVQPIDDVFLNTFLSLPTECLAVLNASISLSPT; from the exons ATGGGTTGTCAAGCATACTTCCCAAATCCCCAACTCTCATGCAAGCTTCCAAAATATATACCAAACTATCTATCCCCACTTCCCAGACTCCATCCATTGAAACCCAGATTATTCCACCCAATTTCTTCAACTACGACAGCCACTGAATCTCCGGTTCCGACAGCCGATGATGTGGTGTACGAGGTTGAGTTTAGGACCCTAGGAGGCTGCAAGCTTGGGATTTCTAGATACCCGGATTTCGAGTACAATGCTGAAGGGGGGAGGGGGAATGGAAGAGGGGTAAAGAATGAAGAAGACGATGAAATATCAGTTGATTTCGAGTTGAAAAGCGTGTATATTCCTCCGTTGACCACCGCTACGACCAAGTTCTTGGGGCTGCCGTTGCCGCCGTTGTTGAAAATTGACATCGTGCCGGAGCTCTTCAGAGGCACCATCAACCAAGAATCAGGCAAG ATTGATCTTGAATTTCGGGCGAAGTTCTGGTTTTCAATCGGGAGTGTGTACAGAGCGCCGCCATTGGTAGTTGAAACAGTTCTTACATCGGAGGAATCGAATGGAAAGATGAAGAAAGGAAGAGGTGAGAGGCTGAAGAATAATGCAGAATTGGAAGGTGGAAGTTGCAGGCTGGTTGGGGTGGCAACTGTCCAACCAATTGATGATGTTTTCTTGAATACTTTTCTTAGCCTCCCAACTGAATGTCTTGCTGTTTTGAATGCTTCCATTTCATTGTCCCCAACCTAG